In Acidicapsa ligni, a single window of DNA contains:
- a CDS encoding trimeric intracellular cation channel family protein, whose amino-acid sequence MKSLIVIDLMGTAVFAAEGASTAATARLDVLGILVIGFVTALGGGIIRDLLLGYTPPSSIRDWRYGAVALITGTVVFLFHASTADMNYWLLTSLDAAGLSLFAVAGVEKAMEFKLHPLLAVMMGGITGVGGGTVRDLLLNRVPTVLRSDVYAAAALLGAAITILCLKLKMPPTLASVLGIVSCFVLRMVAVYNHWNLPGASS is encoded by the coding sequence TTGAAGTCACTGATCGTCATCGATCTTATGGGGACTGCTGTTTTTGCGGCCGAGGGCGCGTCTACTGCGGCGACTGCGCGGCTGGATGTGCTGGGCATCCTGGTTATAGGTTTTGTGACGGCATTGGGAGGCGGAATTATCCGTGACCTTTTGCTTGGATATACGCCACCCAGTTCCATACGGGACTGGCGCTATGGCGCGGTCGCACTCATTACGGGAACGGTGGTTTTCCTCTTTCATGCTTCGACTGCCGATATGAATTATTGGCTGCTCACTTCGCTGGATGCTGCTGGACTGAGCCTGTTTGCGGTTGCGGGTGTAGAAAAGGCGATGGAGTTTAAACTGCATCCACTGCTCGCGGTCATGATGGGCGGCATCACGGGAGTCGGTGGGGGAACTGTTCGCGACTTGCTTCTCAATAGGGTGCCGACCGTGCTGCGGTCCGATGTGTACGCGGCAGCGGCGCTTCTTGGCGCGGCGATCACTATTCTTTGCCTGAAACTCAAAATGCCGCCGACACTGGCGAGCGTTCTCGGCATTGTGAGCTGCTTCGTGCTTCGTATGGTGGCCGTTTATAACCATTGGAACCTGCCTGGCGCGTCCTCTTGA
- a CDS encoding c-type cytochrome, which yields MSAEMLRRAALRGAICVAVFAATGDAGRLAIVEAASAGMHGSSRNPDRDWPIYGGSPANDHYSSLRQINRKNVAGLKKAWQFDSAEAGGLQTSPLIVGRVLYGFTPTQKVIALDAATGRLLWKFDSGIEGHQPDRGLSYWSDGKDTRLFAGVMNFLYALDPATGKPVASFGEGGRIDLRKNLDAVDYTRQAVAMTSPGAIYKDMIIVGFRTSEVPPAPHGDIRAFDVRTGKLRWSFHTIPHPGEAGYETWPPDAWKSAGSANNWAGMTVDVARGIVYAPTGSAVPDFYGGARLGEDLYANTLLALDANTGKRIWHFQGVHHDMWDRDFDSPPTLLTVTHNGKRVDAVEQSSKQGFVYLFDRATGAPLFPIAEKPYPPSTVPGEKSSATQPLPLEPKPFARQLLTEDELTNRTPQAHAWAVQQFRTFRSEGQFVPLGLDKQTVVFPGFDGGAEWGGTAADPKTGVIYVNANDVAWTGGLTPNTSRAGSGSATYLNECAVCHGDNRAGSPPALPSLIDIYSWLSTQQIVDTIHGGKGRMPAYPGIRDAQLTRLLLYLRTGKDAAAGAVSEVTMAAVETPENLQPMSVVGARVYQRNCAICHGDDRSGNEPGFPALARVGTRLSSHQLTSIIREGKDRMPGFPRSKISEDGMNALLLYLGMDPVLDPTLGPALGTVQNAALTKAAPAQAGSDKSDKQEMVWDGEGEAEGPPSRYRFTGYRKFLDPDGYPAVAPPWGTLSAIDMNTGKYLWKIPLGEYLELAKLGMDKTGSENYGGPIVTAGGLVFIGATMFDRKIRAFDSSTGKLLWQAELPYAGTATPATYSIDGRQYVVIAAGGGRDPKSGSGGVYVAFALP from the coding sequence ATGAGCGCTGAGATGCTGAGGCGGGCTGCGCTTCGTGGGGCAATCTGTGTTGCGGTGTTTGCTGCTACCGGGGATGCGGGAAGGCTTGCTATTGTGGAGGCCGCGTCGGCGGGTATGCATGGCTCGTCCAGGAATCCAGATCGGGATTGGCCTATTTATGGAGGCAGTCCTGCGAACGATCATTACTCAAGCTTGCGGCAGATCAATCGCAAAAATGTCGCAGGGCTCAAGAAAGCCTGGCAATTCGACAGTGCCGAAGCAGGTGGACTGCAGACCAGTCCGCTGATCGTCGGCCGGGTGCTCTACGGCTTTACTCCTACACAAAAAGTAATTGCGCTCGATGCGGCTACGGGCAGGCTGCTTTGGAAATTTGACTCAGGCATTGAGGGACACCAGCCTGATCGCGGCCTTAGCTATTGGAGTGACGGCAAAGACACGCGCCTCTTTGCCGGTGTCATGAACTTTCTCTATGCGCTCGATCCTGCGACCGGCAAGCCTGTTGCCAGTTTTGGCGAAGGCGGTCGCATCGATCTACGTAAAAATCTCGACGCGGTGGACTACACTCGCCAGGCTGTTGCGATGACTTCGCCGGGCGCGATCTACAAGGACATGATCATCGTAGGTTTTCGCACTTCGGAGGTTCCACCGGCTCCGCATGGAGATATTCGTGCTTTCGATGTGCGCACAGGTAAGCTGCGCTGGAGTTTTCATACTATTCCGCACCCGGGCGAAGCTGGCTATGAAACGTGGCCTCCGGATGCATGGAAGAGTGCAGGCTCGGCGAATAATTGGGCAGGCATGACGGTTGATGTTGCGCGTGGAATCGTATACGCGCCGACCGGCTCCGCGGTGCCGGATTTTTATGGTGGGGCGCGTCTGGGCGAAGATCTGTACGCCAACACGCTGCTTGCGCTCGATGCCAATACGGGCAAGCGGATATGGCATTTTCAGGGTGTGCATCATGATATGTGGGATCGGGATTTCGATTCTCCGCCGACGCTGCTGACGGTGACTCACAACGGCAAGCGAGTGGATGCGGTGGAGCAATCCTCCAAGCAGGGCTTCGTTTATCTGTTCGATCGCGCGACGGGCGCACCGCTTTTTCCCATTGCAGAAAAGCCGTATCCGCCCAGTACTGTTCCAGGTGAAAAGAGTTCCGCGACTCAACCTTTGCCTCTTGAGCCAAAGCCTTTTGCGCGCCAGTTGCTTACTGAAGATGAGTTGACGAATCGCACTCCGCAGGCACATGCGTGGGCTGTTCAGCAGTTTCGCACCTTTCGCAGCGAGGGGCAGTTTGTGCCGCTTGGCTTGGATAAGCAGACTGTCGTCTTTCCCGGCTTCGACGGTGGAGCGGAGTGGGGAGGCACGGCAGCCGATCCGAAGACCGGCGTGATCTATGTCAATGCCAATGACGTAGCGTGGACCGGCGGCCTTACGCCCAATACTTCGCGGGCGGGCTCAGGCTCGGCGACTTATCTGAATGAATGTGCTGTGTGTCATGGCGATAACCGCGCGGGTTCTCCGCCTGCGTTGCCGTCTTTGATCGACATATATTCGTGGCTCTCCACGCAGCAGATTGTGGATACGATCCACGGAGGCAAGGGCCGGATGCCTGCTTACCCCGGCATTCGCGATGCGCAGTTGACTCGGCTTTTGCTCTATCTCAGAACGGGCAAAGATGCTGCGGCCGGAGCTGTATCCGAAGTCACGATGGCTGCAGTGGAAACGCCGGAAAATCTGCAGCCTATGAGTGTTGTCGGCGCGCGTGTTTATCAGCGGAATTGCGCGATCTGCCACGGTGACGACCGAAGCGGAAACGAGCCGGGTTTTCCTGCCCTGGCGAGAGTTGGAACGCGTCTTTCTTCGCATCAGCTTACTTCGATCATTCGCGAAGGCAAAGACCGCATGCCGGGTTTTCCGCGCAGCAAAATTTCAGAGGATGGAATGAATGCGTTGCTGCTTTATCTGGGTATGGACCCTGTGCTGGATCCAACTTTGGGCCCGGCTCTGGGGACAGTTCAAAATGCCGCACTCACAAAGGCCGCGCCAGCACAGGCTGGCAGCGATAAGAGCGATAAGCAGGAGATGGTCTGGGATGGTGAGGGAGAAGCGGAGGGACCGCCGAGCAGGTATCGCTTCACGGGCTATCGCAAGTTTCTCGATCCAGACGGCTATCCGGCGGTCGCTCCGCCGTGGGGAACTCTTAGCGCCATTGATATGAACACGGGCAAGTATCTTTGGAAGATTCCGCTGGGCGAGTACCTGGAGCTTGCGAAGCTGGGTATGGATAAGACAGGCAGCGAAAACTATGGTGGTCCCATCGTTACCGCCGGGGGACTGGTGTTCATTGGCGCGACGATGTTCGACCGCAAGATTCGCGCCTTCGACAGCAGCACGGGAAAGCTGCTGTGGCAGGCGGAATTACCGTATGCGGGCACGGCTACTCCGGCGACCTATAGCATCGACGGCAGACAATATGTGGTGATTGCCGCTGGAGGAGGACGCGACCCTAAATCGGGATCAGGCGGGGTCTATGTGGCATTCGCTCTGCCTTAG
- a CDS encoding tetratricopeptide repeat protein: MIAAYSSRAHRSFSHWAIFLVSLLGLAFASGAWAQHAASDSDDADSGATTGNGHILLVLPFDNQTDARSPNASNSESLSLDWIREAAPEILNSRFASAGFQPLTREDRLYALDHLGLPATFQPSRATALRIAQTLDADYILIGSYSVNGKTLTIKSRIVDVAKLRLMDEITESGQLSQLIPLLNSLAWQLTRKLDPSFGVAEETFRAAGSKLRLDAFEQYIRGITERDAADQLRHLKKATDLSPDFTEAWLATGKLEFASQQYEQAAVSFGKVTRGDPAELEAGFYRGLSLLYSGNYPRAEESFAAVARVLPLPEVVNNEAVALSRRGHDGIALFRQAEAADPTDADYHFNLAVSLHRHGNTAEALSELAQTLKVHPGDSEAKTLSDMWKKSPAVAADKSSTDKTSTDKSSTDKTPANAASTQPDPLERIKRSYNGAAFRQAGLMLDQVEAAHLATLPANERAARLSRTAREKLDRGLLLEAEREYHAALAANDHSAEAHAGLAEVRERAGDTDAARKEAKASLDQQPNVEAYMVLARLDFAANHLPEARSETADALKLDGNNRAARDLRKVIDSRMDSSVKPAIGSKPE; encoded by the coding sequence GTGATTGCTGCTTATTCATCCCGCGCACATCGTAGTTTTTCGCATTGGGCGATTTTCCTTGTCTCGCTGCTGGGGTTAGCTTTCGCCTCCGGCGCCTGGGCTCAACATGCCGCATCCGACAGCGACGACGCAGACTCCGGGGCAACTACCGGCAATGGTCATATCCTGCTGGTACTGCCCTTCGACAATCAGACGGACGCGCGCTCTCCCAATGCCTCCAATTCGGAATCGTTGAGCCTGGACTGGATTCGCGAGGCTGCGCCGGAGATTCTGAACAGCCGTTTTGCTTCGGCCGGTTTTCAGCCGCTCACGCGCGAAGACCGTCTCTACGCGCTCGATCATCTCGGTCTGCCCGCGACCTTTCAACCCAGCCGGGCCACAGCACTGCGCATTGCGCAAACACTGGATGCGGACTACATCCTCATCGGCAGCTATTCAGTAAATGGAAAAACACTGACGATCAAGTCGCGGATCGTCGACGTCGCCAAACTGCGGCTCATGGATGAGATCACCGAGTCCGGTCAGCTTTCGCAGTTGATTCCGCTGTTGAATTCACTGGCATGGCAGTTGACCCGCAAGTTGGACCCCAGCTTTGGAGTAGCCGAAGAGACATTTCGCGCCGCTGGCTCCAAGCTGCGGCTCGATGCTTTCGAACAATACATCCGCGGCATTACAGAGCGTGATGCCGCCGATCAGCTACGCCATCTGAAGAAGGCTACCGATCTCAGCCCGGACTTTACCGAGGCATGGCTGGCCACCGGCAAGCTGGAGTTTGCCAGCCAGCAGTATGAGCAGGCGGCTGTCTCTTTTGGCAAGGTCACACGCGGCGATCCTGCGGAACTCGAAGCGGGATTCTATCGTGGACTTTCGCTGCTCTACTCTGGAAATTATCCGCGCGCCGAAGAGTCCTTTGCAGCAGTAGCGCGAGTGCTGCCCTTGCCCGAGGTCGTCAACAATGAAGCCGTGGCTCTGAGCCGTCGCGGACACGATGGCATTGCGCTCTTTCGCCAGGCCGAGGCCGCCGATCCTACCGATGCCGATTACCACTTCAACCTTGCCGTAAGCCTGCACCGGCATGGCAATACCGCAGAGGCTCTAAGCGAGCTGGCGCAGACTCTAAAAGTGCACCCAGGCGACAGCGAGGCGAAGACGCTCAGCGATATGTGGAAGAAATCGCCAGCCGTAGCTGCCGATAAATCGAGCACAGATAAAACAAGTACCGATAAATCAAGTACCGACAAGACCCCCGCCAATGCTGCATCGACGCAGCCTGACCCTCTCGAACGGATCAAGCGCAGTTACAACGGAGCAGCGTTTCGACAGGCAGGCCTGATGCTCGACCAGGTTGAGGCAGCTCATCTCGCCACGCTTCCCGCAAATGAACGTGCTGCACGATTGAGCCGCACCGCGCGTGAAAAACTCGATCGCGGACTGCTGCTCGAAGCCGAGCGCGAATATCACGCAGCTCTTGCAGCCAATGATCATAGTGCCGAGGCGCATGCCGGATTGGCCGAGGTTCGCGAGCGAGCCGGAGACACCGATGCCGCACGCAAGGAAGCCAAAGCATCACTGGATCAGCAGCCGAATGTCGAGGCTTACATGGTGCTCGCACGCCTTGATTTTGCGGCGAATCATCTGCCCGAGGCTCGCAGCGAAACAGCCGATGCGCTTAAGCTGGATGGCAACAACCGGGCTGCAAGAGACCTGCGCAAGGTCATCGACTCCCGCATGGATTCTTCAGTGAAACCGGCCATTGGCAGCAAGCCGGAGTAG
- a CDS encoding glycosyltransferase family 39 protein: MNESRTQESGVSRRRAESRDEARVPGQLPARRGSPLRRLLHLQSEPDAQMPLWMIFPVIFTVLYLTHWTLLRLPYYWDEAGYYIPAAWDFFRTGSLIPITTITNAHPPLPSVYLALWWKLCGFHPAVTREAILIVASFGLLAVWRLAMRLNGNALVAFWTVVLTGLYPIWFAQSTLAHADIFAAAATLWALTYALLEAEAAKTGKPVIPRKPRKLWIAAIWFSVAALAKETSIATPLALFAYEFVTAFQLKGAARRKRIGESEWYLVCLFPLAAWYGYHRLKTGFLFGNPEFLRYNATSTLEPVRILAAFGHRILHLTAHMNMFVPVLCMAAAMILDPIRDRDGQTRVRISFPAQNRICIILLANALAFSLLGGALLTRYLLPMYPLILLLAVSTFHHRVRYWQLLSAFSAAAFIVALFINPPYGFAPEDNLSYAHAIRLHQQAIHQLETRYPGSTVLTAWPMSDELSRPELGYVQTPFDVDRLEDFTAAQISKAADDPGGYSTALVFSTKEEPPSLPFHLNTPAVEEQYFGLHHDLSPAAIAQQLHGDLVWQRKDDLEWVALLRFHRSFEARLQLPPQ; this comes from the coding sequence ATGAACGAATCTCGCACCCAGGAGTCAGGCGTATCGCGGCGACGCGCAGAATCGCGAGATGAGGCGCGCGTGCCCGGCCAGCTTCCTGCTCGCAGAGGTTCGCCCCTACGCCGCCTGTTGCATCTGCAATCCGAGCCAGACGCGCAAATGCCGCTCTGGATGATCTTTCCCGTCATCTTCACCGTGCTGTATCTCACCCATTGGACGCTCCTCCGGCTGCCGTATTACTGGGATGAAGCCGGGTATTACATTCCCGCCGCGTGGGATTTCTTTCGTACCGGCTCACTGATTCCGATCACCACGATAACCAATGCGCATCCGCCTTTGCCGTCGGTCTACCTGGCGCTCTGGTGGAAGCTCTGCGGTTTTCATCCCGCCGTTACGCGCGAGGCAATTCTCATCGTTGCGTCGTTTGGATTACTCGCGGTTTGGCGTCTGGCAATGCGGCTCAACGGCAATGCGCTTGTAGCTTTCTGGACCGTCGTACTCACCGGGCTATATCCAATCTGGTTTGCGCAGAGCACCCTGGCCCACGCGGATATCTTCGCCGCAGCGGCCACGCTCTGGGCACTGACATACGCGCTTCTCGAGGCGGAGGCAGCCAAAACGGGCAAGCCCGTCATACCGCGCAAACCACGTAAACTTTGGATTGCAGCGATCTGGTTCTCCGTTGCAGCACTGGCTAAAGAGACCTCCATCGCGACCCCGCTGGCGCTGTTTGCCTATGAGTTTGTGACCGCATTTCAACTCAAGGGAGCAGCTCGCCGCAAGCGCATCGGCGAGTCCGAGTGGTATCTGGTCTGTCTCTTTCCGCTGGCAGCCTGGTATGGATATCACCGGCTGAAAACCGGTTTCCTCTTTGGAAACCCTGAGTTTCTGCGCTACAACGCCACCTCAACGCTGGAGCCGGTACGCATTCTGGCAGCCTTTGGTCACCGCATCCTGCATCTGACCGCGCACATGAATATGTTTGTGCCCGTGCTTTGCATGGCAGCGGCAATGATTCTGGACCCCATCAGGGACCGCGACGGACAAACAAGAGTACGCATCAGCTTTCCCGCCCAGAATAGGATTTGCATAATTCTGCTGGCAAACGCGCTCGCCTTTTCACTCCTTGGTGGAGCGCTCCTGACCCGATATCTGCTCCCGATGTATCCGCTGATCCTGCTGCTGGCCGTCTCCACTTTTCATCACCGTGTACGCTACTGGCAGTTGTTGTCTGCCTTTTCCGCCGCTGCATTTATCGTCGCGCTGTTCATCAATCCTCCCTATGGATTCGCCCCCGAAGATAACCTCAGCTACGCGCATGCGATTCGGCTGCACCAGCAGGCAATTCATCAATTGGAGACGCGCTACCCAGGCTCTACCGTGCTGACCGCCTGGCCAATGAGCGATGAACTAAGCCGTCCCGAGTTGGGCTACGTGCAGACGCCGTTTGATGTCGACCGGCTGGAGGACTTCACTGCTGCACAGATCAGCAAAGCTGCCGACGACCCCGGCGGGTATTCGACTGCTCTGGTTTTTTCTACCAAAGAAGAGCCGCCTTCGCTTCCCTTTCACCTCAATACGCCTGCGGTAGAAGAACAATATTTCGGCCTGCACCACGATCTCTCACCGGCCGCAATTGCGCAGCAATTGCATGGCGACCTCGTATGGCAACGCAAGGACGATCTGGAGTGGGTAGCGCTGCTGCGCTTTCATCGTTCGTTTGAGGCGCGGCTGCAACTACCGCCGCAATGA
- a CDS encoding slipin family protein, with amino-acid sequence MPFAGFPILIVAVIVVLYLLNSIKILRDYERGVVFRLGRALPEPKGPGVILVFRPLDQIVRISLRQEVMEVPPQDVITRDNVTIKVNAVVTLRVLDPTLAVVKVANYAYQTSQFAQTTLRSVLGEVELDELLSHRDKLNLRIQGIIDQRTEPFGVKVLSVEVKQVDLAEQMLRAMAKQAEAEREKRSKIIHAEGEFSAAQKLVEAAALLATEPLTMQLRYLQTLTEIGVEKNTTIVFPLPVDILSLLRNPIQGVTQTALENAATLKRTENKE; translated from the coding sequence ATGCCATTTGCTGGATTTCCGATCCTGATCGTTGCCGTCATCGTTGTTCTTTATCTCTTGAATTCCATCAAGATTCTTCGCGACTACGAACGTGGCGTCGTCTTCAGGCTTGGCCGCGCACTGCCGGAACCAAAGGGACCGGGCGTCATTCTGGTCTTTCGTCCCCTCGACCAGATCGTGAGGATTTCGCTTCGGCAGGAAGTAATGGAAGTCCCTCCGCAGGATGTCATCACGCGCGACAACGTGACAATCAAGGTGAATGCCGTGGTAACTCTGCGCGTTCTCGATCCGACCCTCGCAGTCGTGAAAGTCGCCAATTATGCATATCAGACATCGCAGTTTGCCCAGACTACACTGCGCTCCGTGCTCGGCGAAGTAGAGCTGGACGAGTTACTCAGCCATCGCGATAAGTTGAACCTGCGCATACAGGGAATCATCGATCAGAGAACCGAGCCGTTCGGCGTAAAAGTGCTTTCAGTCGAGGTAAAACAGGTCGATCTTGCCGAGCAGATGCTACGCGCCATGGCCAAGCAGGCCGAGGCCGAACGCGAAAAACGGTCGAAGATTATTCATGCCGAGGGCGAGTTCTCCGCCGCGCAAAAGCTGGTGGAGGCCGCCGCGCTGCTCGCAACCGAGCCGCTTACGATGCAGCTTCGCTACCTGCAAACACTGACCGAGATTGGCGTTGAGAAGAATACGACGATCGTCTTCCCGCTCCCCGTGGACATCCTCTCGCTGCTGCGCAATCCCATACAGGGGGTGACGCAGACGGCACTCGAAAACGCAGCGACGCTCAAACGCACAGAAAACAAGGAATAA
- a CDS encoding DUF3467 domain-containing protein → MSQNNPQPRVNLIQTPEYRDTYANSVQIRVSVWDFHLVFGQANSETPDQLSIQNHQGIFLSPQQAKALWNVLGQNLAQYEQAFGELNLEPQNPNFPQGVVN, encoded by the coding sequence ATGAGTCAGAATAATCCTCAGCCTCGTGTGAACCTTATTCAAACCCCGGAATATAGGGATACGTATGCCAACAGCGTCCAGATTCGCGTGAGCGTTTGGGACTTTCACCTCGTGTTTGGACAGGCTAACTCCGAGACTCCGGACCAGTTGAGTATTCAAAATCACCAGGGCATCTTCCTCAGCCCGCAGCAGGCAAAGGCACTTTGGAATGTGTTGGGACAGAATCTCGCCCAGTACGAGCAGGCTTTTGGCGAGTTGAACCTGGAGCCCCAAAATCCCAACTTCCCCCAGGGCGTTGTTAACTAG
- a CDS encoding NfeD family protein, which yields MGNFGRYRCAWAIAWTMWIFAFFPLLAMQSLHAQSSPVVDRIEIRDTIQPVSATRLERALNLANRDHAAALLVELDTPGGLLDSTREMVGAILSSRVPVIVYIAPAGARAGSAGFFLLESADVAAMAQGTNAGAAHPVLESGTPDTTIKEKMENDAAAFLRSYVSRRGRNAQAAEEGVRASHAWSADEALTLHLIDLTAPDENQLLAALDGRSITRIDGSKLALNLHNAHIVTLPPTVREQVLGYLVNPNLALLLLVGGALLIYVEFNTPGTIVPGALGTVMVLLAAFALNLLPIRHTAILLLLAAAVLLLLEMKFTSHGVLALAGIACLVFGALTLVAAPIPELGIRPAVAVGLSLGFGIITVILLRLAVRARKSKFVIGPAALVGYPATTMEPIGEPGQASGQLFGHILVQGEIWQATASEPVPQNANVQVIGVDGDVLQVQPVSPTTLQPL from the coding sequence ATGGGTAACTTCGGACGATATCGTTGCGCGTGGGCGATCGCATGGACAATGTGGATCTTTGCCTTCTTCCCGCTGCTCGCGATGCAATCACTGCACGCACAAAGCTCACCGGTTGTGGACAGGATTGAGATCCGCGACACCATTCAACCCGTCTCTGCAACGCGGCTCGAACGCGCCTTGAATCTCGCAAACCGCGATCATGCAGCGGCCCTGCTCGTCGAGCTGGACACTCCCGGAGGACTTCTCGACTCCACCCGCGAGATGGTCGGAGCCATTCTCTCTTCGCGCGTGCCGGTCATCGTCTATATTGCACCAGCCGGAGCACGTGCCGGGTCCGCAGGATTCTTCCTGCTGGAGTCTGCAGACGTAGCCGCCATGGCCCAGGGAACGAATGCCGGAGCAGCGCATCCCGTGCTTGAATCCGGCACTCCCGACACCACCATAAAAGAAAAAATGGAGAACGACGCCGCTGCGTTTTTGCGCTCATACGTGTCGCGCCGAGGGCGGAACGCGCAGGCCGCTGAAGAGGGCGTGCGCGCTTCTCACGCCTGGTCCGCGGATGAAGCATTGACGCTGCACCTGATCGACCTCACCGCACCGGATGAGAACCAGTTGCTCGCCGCGCTCGATGGCCGCAGCATCACACGTATCGACGGCAGCAAGCTCGCCCTGAATCTACACAACGCACATATCGTAACCCTGCCTCCAACCGTGCGGGAACAAGTGCTCGGATATCTTGTGAATCCCAATCTCGCGCTATTGTTGCTCGTAGGCGGCGCACTCTTGATTTATGTCGAGTTCAATACACCAGGAACGATTGTTCCCGGAGCCCTGGGCACAGTAATGGTCCTGCTCGCAGCCTTCGCGCTCAACCTGCTGCCCATTCGACATACCGCGATCCTGCTGCTGTTGGCCGCCGCCGTTCTATTGCTGCTGGAGATGAAGTTCACCAGCCACGGCGTCCTGGCGCTGGCCGGCATCGCATGCCTGGTCTTTGGCGCACTCACGCTGGTCGCCGCGCCGATTCCAGAGCTGGGCATACGACCCGCCGTTGCAGTTGGACTAAGCCTGGGCTTTGGCATTATCACCGTCATATTGCTGCGGCTCGCCGTACGTGCGCGTAAAAGTAAGTTCGTGATTGGCCCCGCAGCATTAGTCGGCTATCCCGCCACCACGATGGAACCGATCGGCGAACCCGGACAAGCCTCTGGACAATTGTTCGGGCACATTCTCGTTCAGGGCGAGATATGGCAGGCTACAGCAAGTGAGCCTGTGCCGCAGAACGCAAACGTACAAGTGATTGGTGTGGATGGCGATGTGCTGCAGGTACAGCCCGTCTCTCCCACTACCTTGCAGCCGCTCTAA